In Quercus lobata isolate SW786 chromosome 12, ValleyOak3.0 Primary Assembly, whole genome shotgun sequence, a genomic segment contains:
- the LOC115969878 gene encoding WEB family protein At3g51220-like — protein MDHSEESGVVVMGRAEIDTRAPFKSVKEAVMLFGERVLAGEIYANKLKEMQAGARETGQAQSRIGALTAELEETKQSLQKAKEEGSLMANCINSLREELEQSKKELQELKTLEFQKEPVDPNLEDLKFIENATKVDINIQNEEAKEFQKKRYVKFASPPSLAQVIINKDEVPERSPSVKKTKKKKPLIPLIGWLFSKKKGAHEGESP, from the exons ATGGATCATAGCGAAGAGAGTGGAGTAGTGGTCATGGGACGAGCAGAGATTGACACGCGAGCGCCTTTCAAGTCAGTTAAAGAAGCAGTAATGTTGTTCGGGGAAAGAGTTTTAGCTGGGGAAATCTACGCCAACAAGCTCAAAGAG atgcaagctggagcacgtGAAACTGGGCAAGCTCAATCCAGAATTGGGGCCTTAACAGCTGAGcttgaagaaacaaagcaaagccttcaaaaagccaaagaagaAGGTAGCTTAATGGCAAATTGCATAAATTCTCTTAGAGAAGAGCTTGAGCAATCAAAGAAAGAGCTACAAGAGTTGAAGACATTAGAATTCCAAAAAGAGCCAGTTGATCCTAACCTCGAAGACCTCAAATTCATTGAAAATGCAACAAAAGTGGACATCAATATACAAAATGAAGAAGCAAAGgaatttcaaaaaaagagaTATGTGAAGTTTGCCAGCCCTCCTTCATTGGCTCAAGTTATTATCAATAAAGATGAAGTACCAGAGAGATCTCCTTCTGTtaagaagacaaagaagaagaagccattaaTACCACTTATAGGatggcttttttcaaaaaagaagggAGCCCACGAAGGTGAGTCTCCCTGA